In Microplitis mediator isolate UGA2020A chromosome 9, iyMicMedi2.1, whole genome shotgun sequence, the DNA window GAAATGGCGGGAAAAAAtagcattttaaaaaatttaaatttggcgggaaattcaaaaatccaaatttcgtaaattatttttaaattttttgtaataaaaaaagtaattagcgtttaattttttttactcgatattttgtatttaaatttgtaattaaaatctgtacttaattaatttaaaattaaatatttaattttatgtaattacatggaataaaattatttttaatgtattatatatttattgtataaaaatatttttaattaatttaatttattaataaatatacatagaaaataaagaaaaatatgtacagatatatttaatattaattgtaatcatttttgaatttattaattgtgtAAATAAAGggcaagaaaataaatttaatttttattcagacggtcatatttttttttattttttagtctgAAGAATTggggctttttttttttttaaggagaGTAAAAGtgtttagtaataaatataagaaattaGTTAACAAACTTGTTAAGGAGATATTTAGGTAGTAAGTGGATTGactagtaaaataaattgtctatttagagatatatatttttttaaagcactCATGCATAGTCGAAATTCAGGTAGGTAACGATGACGTGTCGTTAAAAGAAGCCGAAATGAACACAGGATTAAGTACCTGAGATGTATGAGTTTTTAATGATATGGGAAATGGGAAAAACCTTGGgttatttttcttatcatttttggCATCAGTGTCTTTAGTTTTTAAGCTTCGACATTTGGACATTATGTACGCAAGTTAAACCGACAAATATTTGGTGCCACAGACATTTTTTAAGATGCTTCAgtttactgaaaaattttttacgcttcTCAAGATTTCAGTCAAGGCCCTGCAGtaaattaagaaatataaaaaaaaatttcttttttttttgtaatgaccaaattttacaaatcaaaattatttttgttaatagtcAAGTTAAGGAGAGAGGGGCACaatacccccaaaattttataaaaaaaaaagtttgtttttttgaacatttcaaaatcacttttgtaaatgaaattgagaatttttttaatgattttgaaaaatttggttattataaaaaaatagtatgaaattaatatgattttttttcttattaatctATATCATTAAGggaaaaaggaaaattttgttcccgccagatctatatgatagaattagttaatgttattgaaattggtatcattagatggggttagagtaaatttcgagatctttttacttttccggcgaaactattggacatatcataaaatgtcatgaaatcttttttgtagacaattttatttcctacaaattatcattgataaattttttttaaattctgcattgtattctagttatttccattttaatgcttagcatctaaaaaaatagtgatctgatcgattttaagagcttggaattaaaatggaaataactagaaaacaatgcagaattcgaaaaaaatttattcataataatttgtagaaaataaaattgtctacaaaaataaacttgaaaatatttccaattttaaaattttagatttaattaattttttaatcttttactttaagaaatatttacttttttaaaaatatttttttcggaaTTAGAAGTAACTTAAATCTCTTActgcaaattaataataaataatgacagcaaataaaaaattaacaaaagtaagaagttaaactttttgaaaaaacgaaagtgtcagtcgaaaaatgttaatgacttttgtttcatgataaaaactattaaaaatttttttttctttttccgcACCCAGTAATTATGTGaactgtaaatttttcttcaagaaaattacttataagaaaatttaattcgagaaaattcatttaattaccagaaattttttttcaccttttttaggTGTCCTATTTTTCCCACAAAaaatgcaattattttttaaagacagctgaaaattttttcttttcactttgaatgtcattaaaaaaaaagatgtaaCGTACTCGTTCCCAAAAAGTATATCCTTGAGTATCTCGTGCCCCCTCCCCCCTCTactatttatgaaaatttaattttctgtccattaaaaaaaaatttttttattattgcaaaaaaatcaaaacttttaGTGTCatctcaaaataaataaaaaaatttttgacacaaaaatttcataattcaaaagtactcatgataaataaatttcaatttttttttttaacggcagcagaaaatttttctattctgaatgtcattaaaaaaaaaaatttaacgtatTTGAGTCTCCGAACCCTTAATATTCCCGTTACCttgttttgccccccccccctccccctttcgcatttataaaaatttaatatttttcgcaaaaataaatttttgtcaatttccttaaataaaaaaattttaaatgattgcaaaaaataaaaaatccagcgtggtctcaaaaaaatattgacacaATTTTCACAATTCAAATTccccataaataaatttaaaatttttgtttaaataaataattttaaaaaaaactttccaaAGATTTATCTGAGCCTCGGGCGCCGGACATAATTGAAGGCGCCACAAAAGATAATTACCTTCATACAACTAAATTTGGATAATGACCTACCGTCTAGTGTCTAGACAACACTTACAATTAGTCTACTATCATAGTATAAAAGGAGTACTCTCTTATATATCAATCGTTTGTGCTTAAGTGTTCCCAGAGCTTACacgtatttgaaaaaaaaataaagttattttacaaaatatctaaaatactaagtagtgaaaaaaaagtttgaatttacTAAAGTTATCAGTGATGGAACCAATACTCAAAGTAGTGTTTTTTGCACTTTTAATAAATGGAGTGGATTCGTTATATATCGTCGAAAAACCAGCTGATGAACCAGCGATTCAAGAGAACCCAGCCCTGGATAATTCAAGTCCTCCATCAAAAATGAGGTTCAATAAAAACGAATCCGCGATGATTTTCGCACTCGCTTCTATGGAACAAAGTGGCGCGAAATTACCTGCTGACGCTTACGATCGATCGCTCGCGAATATTTCACCGGATGATTTTTGGCGGTCATCTCAAGACGACACGGTTTCATATTTGCTGGCATCAGAGTCCCAGGAAAACGACCAACAACCTACAAGATTGAGCCACATGTGGTTCAATGTGGAAAAAATGGACGAGCGTTTAATTTCTGGAGAACTGAGACTCTACCGGGAATGCGCGGGCTTATCAAAATTCTTTAGCCGGCCGTACAATGTCACTGTTTATCGAATTGCTCCGAAGGAAACATACGACGCGTGGGTGTACGTTAACTCAGTGATGATGCCGGCTTGCAAGACCGGATGgtttattgtaaatatctcCGAGGCTGTGAAATTCTGGATGCAATTTGGCGAAAATTATGGGATCGAACTTGTGACATATTCTGGGGATGACCGTCGCGGGAGATTTAAACCAGAGGACACGGGAATTGTTGATTTTAATGGCCCTCCTCAAAGACACCCTTTTTTGGTAAATTACTTTAACAACAGTGGCGATGATAGTTTATTTGGGCaacagtttattaaactgatgCAGAAGAGCGCAAAAGAATTCCGACCGTCGGAGGattagtaaattattttatatttaaataatcatcatttatttttcattttttttttaatttaaataatttttttatttaattttgtactggggtaataaaaaaaattgtgttttttttttaaattaattagtatagaaaaaaaaatattttttgccgcaaaaaatttttactcgctctgagaaaatttttgatctgtcaattaaaaataaaaattgagtgagaaaaaaaatcttgcgcaagaaaattttttttgtgggatAATTTAACTAGTAATTAAGCAAGGTCCAGATTTTTActgtaaacttttttcaaatttaaaaaattgttatttaatgtaaataaatacattagcgcaataaaattttcgaaaaaatgtaATATCGAGCAACTAAAATTGCTTGAAAAAATCTGTACAGGCAGTGGAtaaaactttgtaaatatttataataaaaaaaaatttatcgtaatttttaagtcaaaattagacttttttttgtagaaataaAAGCGAgtttgaatgtagcagacctaagacaaatttaaaatcataaataaataattgaaaaaaatgcacttattaatttcaaaattttctaaatatgcattttttttaaattatattttattaattatttactcgatttattaataattttaaatttgtctgatgtctgctacgttcacactcataatataaaatacttataattattattaattactttttaattagatagtaaaattaaatttatttatttaatctgaAAAATAAGAAATCATTGAcgttagtaaaataaatttgttatcgatagaaatttaaagtaaataatttactaattatattttaattacactaTTGTAGTCTGAGAGAAAAGTGCATAGTAACCTGTACTATTCAGGTACAGGTATGAAAATATAGTCTccttaacaaatttttattattactgggACTATATACTAGTGTGAATCAGCATGAAAAAaaacccgcatgaaaaaacatgtgaaaaaatatactttaaaatatatgaatattataatgtgatatattgcacaatatataaaataatatttatattttcgccgtattaatatatgataatatattgctacatattaattatatatttatcaatataactttttttgtgtatGTTTAGCATATGTATCTTCGAAtagtttattatatattgatatattgtattgaaagtagtatatttattgatattatttaatttaaattaagaatttttttttctcattttttgtGCGAtagaaaataacttttaaaatgtatttttttatttttaataaataaataatgtaaatgACCAAATAATTAGTCGTGctctgattttataatttctcaacattcttgtaattttaaaattgtaagtattgtttaaataattcatttagtaagtaattttcaaatatatatacatacatattttttaagatagtTGATACAGCcgatatttcattaaaaagtatCAATACTTGGTAGTGGCGACTTTAAATCAAGCATCACTATTCAGAATACACAagtcccgcatgaaaaaacttcaTGTGAAGaaatatactttaaaataggggaagggggggggggggcaaaacggggtacccccaaaatttgataaaaaaaattttatattttaaatggtttttaaacattccaaaatcacttctgtaaatataattaagcgttactttgaattttttttggtaaactttttcaaaaatcaattgtcagttgaaaaatattaatgacgtttgttttatgataaaaactattaaaaattttttttcttcttttgtatccaataaacgtaaaatataaattttcttcatgtaaattactttaaaaaaaattcaacttaatcaaattcgtttaaaatccagaaactttttttattttaccttttttagggggtaccccactttgcccgcggaaatgaaaaattttttttttcagcggtaactgaaaatttcttctatttactttgaatatcattaaaaaaaaagatttagcgaatttgagtcctcgaaaacttggtattttcttaagtacccccttttgcccctccctcccctatatgaaaattataatgtgatatattgcacaatatataaaataatatttatatttttgccgtattaatgtatgataatatattgtaaaaatataacttcaaTTTACCACAAACCATAGATTTAAACATATCAATTCTTCCATGTATGACCAATTATATACAGAcaatatatcactaattatatgagtcaaaatatatttaaattttattatattttactttataaattacatacataccatccatatatgaccaaaatatattgagcattatatgaggcaatatatatagaaaaatatgaaacattatataaaaataaatatatcattaaaaatatatttcattaaatcattaaaatcattaaaaataataatccaatatatgtaaaaaacatatattcataaatatatgtatttttgccgccatatatttatcacatatccaccatatatatttttcacaatAGTTGGTTTTCAATGTGGGcgtattttaaacaaaaaaaatcaagttactttataaaatatctcGGGCGTCGGTCGCAATTAGGACCAGGATTTctgctttaatttaaaaataataatcaataataaatggtgtgaaatttttgatattacggcaaaaatattggtcgtataaaaaaatttttagaacaaaagttgtgggaaattaaattttataagaaaaatgtctcttataattttttcttagaactaataaaaaagccgtaattgtaaaattaaggtttttgtaattatcaaaaatttgaatcattcattatgaatcttaatttcgGAATAACGGTGAAAAGATTGGtcatatcaaaaaatttttctaataaaagttgttcaaaatttaattttataaaaaaaatgtcccttataattttttcatagcaCCAATaaaaaagccgtaatttcaaaattaagatttttgtaattatcaaaaatttgaatcattcattatgaaccTTAATTTCGGAATTACcgggaaaatattggtcgtattaaaaaatttttcaaataaaagttgttcaaaatttaatttcataaaaaaaatgtcccttataattttttcatagcaCCAATAAAAGAGCcgttatttcaaatttaagattttcgtaattgttaaaaatttgaatcattcattatgaaccTTAATTTcggaattacggtgaaaatattgctcgtttaaaaaatcatacgagagatttatttcaaaaaattaaatttcctacaacttttgtttaaaaatttttatgataaaacaaatattttcgcggcaatattaaacatttaaataattcatttaaaaattaatgcaaAAATCTTGTCTAGTCATAATTATAGGCGccacaaaaatataattacctTCATTATAACCAAATTTGGATAATTACCTCTACCGTCTAGTGTCTAGACAACACTTACAATTAGTCTTCTACCCTAGTATAAAAGGAGTGCACTTGCACtctctaatttaaaaatcatttgtgCTCAAGTGTTCCCAGAGCTCACacgtatttgaaaaaaaaattccagttattttataaaatatctaaaatacaaagtagtgaaaaaaaagattgaaTTTACTAAAGTTATCAGTGATGGAACCAATAATCAAAGTAGTGTTTTTTGCACTTTTATTAAATGGAGTGGCGTCGTTATTTATCGTCGAAACACCAGTTGATGATCCAGTGACTCAAGAGAACCCAGCCCTGGATCATTCAAGTCCTCCATCAAAAATGAAGATGAGTACAAACGAGTCAACGCTGATTTTTGCATTcaattatatcgaaaataaaatGGGTGAGAAATTACCTGCTGACGCTTACAATCGATCGCTCGCAAATATTTCAGCGGATGATTTATGGCGGTCAAATATGGACAACTCGGTTTCAATTTACGTTGCTAGAGAGTCGGaggaaatggaacaaaaaccTACAAGATTGAACCACATGTGGTTCAAACTAGAAGAAAAAGATGTCGAACAGATATTAATTTCCGGAGAACTGAGACTCTACCGCGATTGCTCGGGtttatcagaattttttcgcGGGCCGTTCAATGTCGCTGTTTATCGAATTGCTCCGAGAAAATACGCCGACGATGAGTTCGTGTTCGTTAACTCAGCAACGATGCGGGATTGCAAGACCGGATGgtttattgtaaatatctcCGAGGCTGTGAAATACTGGTTGGAATCTGGCGAAAATCATGGGATCATACTTAGGACATATACTGTGGATGGGTATCCACGCAGGAGGGTTAAACCTGAGAATACGGGAATCGTTGGTTTCAATGGCGTTCCTGAAAGACACCCTTTTCTGGTAAATTACTTTCAATACAGacccaaaaattactatatacgAGAGTTTTTACAACGATTGAGCAAATCTAagttattttatgttaaaaaataatcattcatttttatttaaatttaaataatttttttatttaattgttagtctgaggtaataaaaaaaaattgtacttttttttttaattaatttagtacacagaaaaaaaaaatttgatcgcttgaaaaaaatttttatccgtcccaaaaaattttttgcattcaaaattgaaaataaaaattttctttgggtgagaaaaaatttttttaggtgaaaaataaaatcttgcgctaagaaatttttgttagtcttaagaaaatttttttttgtaggatAATTGACCTAGTAATTAAACAAGACCCAGATTTTGActgtaaacttttttcaaatttaataaatggtaatttaatgttaataattacatGAGCGCAatcaaattttcgaaaaaatgtaATATCGAGCAACTAAAATTGCTTGAAAAAATCTGTAGAGACAATAAATGAAAGTTTGTAAaggttcaaaataaaaaagtacttatcgtaattaaattttgactttttttttgtagcgataaaaatagtgataattatttttaattactttttaagtagatggtaaaatgaaatttgttaagtaaatttgaataataaaaaataattggcga includes these proteins:
- the LOC130674980 gene encoding uncharacterized protein LOC130674980 — translated: MEPILKVVFFALLINGVDSLYIVEKPADEPAIQENPALDNSSPPSKMRFNKNESAMIFALASMEQSGAKLPADAYDRSLANISPDDFWRSSQDDTVSYLLASESQENDQQPTRLSHMWFNVEKMDERLISGELRLYRECAGLSKFFSRPYNVTVYRIAPKETYDAWVYVNSVMMPACKTGWFIVNISEAVKFWMQFGENYGIELVTYSGDDRRGRFKPEDTGIVDFNGPPQRHPFLVNYFNNSGDDSLFGQQFIKLMQKSAKEFRPSED